The following DNA comes from Flavobacteriales bacterium.
CAATTATGCAGAAATCAGAAACTTTCCGCATTTCATTCTTCAGATATATCTTTTCCTTAAGATGGGGAAAGGAAATGTTTTCCATAAATACCGTCTCATATGCGAAAACGGATATTTGAATATCCACATGATCCAAAGGTTGATTGATCGGAAACCGGATGGTGTAGTTGCCATAGTAATCAGTCGTTGTCGTTGCGATCTGATCACCTTTATACGAAACACCAACAATCGCAAAGGAAATTCTATCTCCTGTACCTTCCTCTGATACCTTTCCTACAATCTCACGATAACCCGTGGTTTGAGATGATCCGGATTCTGTCGGTGTTTTTGCATCCTCCGGTTCAGTCTTTTGAGCGATTGCTTTTCGGTTTGGGAACAAGGCCAAAAGCATGAGCAAGGCAGAAGTCAGATAACTCAGAACAATAATGCTTTTTTTAGCCGGAGGTGAATCCGGTATATGGACCCGATCGCGTTGAATTCGGCCACATACAGGCTGGGATTGCTCCCGGAGGTATTGTTTAATTTCATGTGGGTTCATCCCTGTGAAATCAATCACTGTCTTCTCGCAGGAATCGCAATGTCTTCCGATGCCGTTTTTCTTCATATGGTTCCAATCTTCTTTACATTGGAACATGAGGTGAAAAGATTCCCGTGTCATAGCGTAGCATTGTAGGTGGATCTACTTGTGAAACGCGATGATAAATGGCTTCGTTGTACGCTCAGGCTGAATGGTGGCGATGAGTGATTGTAAGGCGGGGCAAGGGTTTTAAGCGGAATGGCCCTACATTTCCGGACGTCTGAATTTCTTCAGGTATTCGGATGGGGTCAGATTATTAATGCGCTTAAACTGGCGATTAAAGTTGGCCACATTATTAAATCCGCTCTGATAGCATATCTGGCTGATGGACATGGAAGAGGAGGTAAGCATTTTACAGGCGTTGGCAATGCGGATCTCGTTCAGAAAGCTGGAAAACGTTTTACGGGTTCTTTGTTTGAAGTACCTGCAAAAAGCAGTGGTACTCATATTGGCAACAGCCGCCACATCTTCCAGCTTGATATCCTCCTGGTAATGGTTGAACATGTAAGCCAGGGTATCCTTCATTCTTTTGTTGTCGGTCTCTTTACCTTGTTTTCCAATGGCCACAGAACTGAGGAACTCGTATTCATCA
Coding sequences within:
- a CDS encoding T9SS type A sorting domain-containing protein, with protein sequence MKKNGIGRHCDSCEKTVIDFTGMNPHEIKQYLREQSQPVCGRIQRDRVHIPDSPPAKKSIIVLSYLTSALLMLLALFPNRKAIAQKTEPEDAKTPTESGSSQTTGYREIVGKVSEEGTGDRISFAIVGVSYKGDQIATTTTDYYGNYTIRFPINQPLDHVDIQISVFAYETVFMENISFPHLKEKIYLKNEMRKVSDFCIIEVELKPKVTHVAVGLIVYKKAEVDEIDPEPEVLDQENEVKLNAEKTNVMNTSDTTHLRLYPNPADEYVKILLTQKGDYNLEIFDSQGNLLYSQMFSGKVSLVNTTNFPSGIYTTRITSRFWTGPKSEQLLVVH